Proteins encoded in a region of the Triticum dicoccoides isolate Atlit2015 ecotype Zavitan chromosome 3A, WEW_v2.0, whole genome shotgun sequence genome:
- the LOC119273453 gene encoding uncharacterized protein LOC119273453 isoform X1: MSGPRVGDRLSDDDLLCEGRPAVHRVVGSASTGVRGQTSSAADLRRRHKEIRLGNVLLIAMLLQITRSRCVHSTFYYFVCAILYYRLSGLDLLAYSFIVLCQFDMNT; encoded by the exons ATGTCGGGACCTCGTGTGGGTGATCGTCTGTCCGATGATGATTTACTATGTGAGGGCCGTCCTGCTGTTCATCGTGTCGTTGGCTCTGCATCTACTG GGGTTCGAGGTCAGACTTCATCTGCTGCTGATTTGCGTCGACGGCACAAAGAGATCCGACTGGGAAACGTCCTGTTAATTGCGATGTTG TTGCAGATCACGCGGAGCCGTTGTGTGCACTCAACCTTCTACTACTTTGTGTGTGCTATTTTGTATTACAGGTTATCAGGCTTAGATCTGCTTGCATATTCCTTCATTGTTTTGTGTCAGTTTGATATGAATACGTAG
- the LOC119273453 gene encoding uncharacterized protein LOC119273453 isoform X2: MSGPRVGDRLSDDDLLCEGRPAVHRVVGSASTGVRGQTSSAADLRRRHKEIRLGNVLLIAMLITRSRCVHSTFYYFVCAILYYRLSGLDLLAYSFIVLCQFDMNT, encoded by the exons ATGTCGGGACCTCGTGTGGGTGATCGTCTGTCCGATGATGATTTACTATGTGAGGGCCGTCCTGCTGTTCATCGTGTCGTTGGCTCTGCATCTACTG GGGTTCGAGGTCAGACTTCATCTGCTGCTGATTTGCGTCGACGGCACAAAGAGATCCGACTGGGAAACGTCCTGTTAATTGCGATGTTG ATCACGCGGAGCCGTTGTGTGCACTCAACCTTCTACTACTTTGTGTGTGCTATTTTGTATTACAGGTTATCAGGCTTAGATCTGCTTGCATATTCCTTCATTGTTTTGTGTCAGTTTGATATGAATACGTAG